The following are from one region of the Sardina pilchardus chromosome 4, fSarPil1.1, whole genome shotgun sequence genome:
- the LOC134077807 gene encoding protein mono-ADP-ribosyltransferase PARP14-like isoform X2 has translation MARYIPLEDDEANVVDQCEQALRTAVHSKFGCSVILHGMDAPSGHSSRRDSHLSLVELGQVTLHISKGHIEKQKTKIIVNSTGLDLDLSRGAVSNAILQEAGRSLQDEVSKYCQMCNFGDVLETKGYNLHSKFVYHVLCVPKGTRGSKTAQQILSDVISECLNKAKKDSCTSIAFPAIGCGVLNFRKSEVAGIMTEAVKQFSRSYMGSQMDVHFVIFPSDEDTFQAFAEKHASLQHSKLSASTSHMGNVDIIPIPSIEIRANSSEERRAAKRWINDVVNILRDNKTDHSMTNNYVQHFGPQENKDLMSLQDKFQVGLQVFFTDGQAGIKIMGTPSGVTAAVLEVEAMCCKVQAEPRFMKHARTAQNVTLLPYLAKPLQHIRGHPKQQRAVHPLSQQGKEPRFMKHAHRPTAQNHTLLPYLAKPLQHIRGHPKQQRAVHPLSQPGKGDTSVPDNWDDMTLNLRCQVFPLKNNSQEYVTVQNLFLQSCCNNTIVKIDRVQIPYLWKHYEIKKQAMEAKNGHKNNERQLFHGTSQPTINHINHNGFNRSYAGKNAAAYGNGTYFAVNARYSASNTYSVPDALGQKYMYLCRVLTGDFTTGRQGMIVPPAKTSTTADLYDTVTDNPGAPTMFVVFNDNQAYPEYLITFK, from the exons ATGGCAAGATATATTCCCCTAGAAGATGATGAGGCCAATGTTGTGGATCAGTGTGAGCAGGCCTTACGCACAGCCGTGCACAGCAAATTTGGTTGCAGTGTTATCTTGCATGGAATGGATGCACCCTCCGGGCACAGCAGCAGAAGGGATTCTCATTTATCTTTAGTGGAACTGGGCCAAGTGACACTGCACATCAGCAAAGGACACATTGAAAAGCAAAAG ACGAAGATTATTGTGAACTCCACCGGTCTTGACCTGGATTTGTCCAGAGGGGCTGTGTCCAATGCCATCCTACAGGAAGCTGGCCGAAGCCTTCAGGACGAGGTTTCAAAGTACTGTCAGATGTGCAATTTTGGAGATGTACTGGAAACTAAAGGATACAACCTACATTCGAAATTTGTGTATCATGTGCTTTGTGTACCAAAAGGGACGCGTGGGTCCAAGACAgctcaacag aTTCTCAGTGATGTTATCTCAGAGTGCTTGAACAAGGCAAAGAAAGACAGCTGTACATCCATTGCCTTTCCTGCAATTGGATGTGGTGTGCTGAACTTCAGGAAAAGTGAGGTGGCCGGTATTATGACAGAAGCAGTGAAACAGTTTTCCCGGTCATACATGGGATCCCAGATGGATGTACACTTTGTGATATTCCCCTCAGATGAGGATACATTCCAG GCTTTTGCAGAAAAACATGCATCTCTGCAGCACTCAAAGCTTTCTGCCAGCACTTCACATATGGGCAACGTTG ACATCATTCCCATTCCATCAATTGAGATCCGGGCCAATTCTTCTGAGGAACGGCGTGCTGCCAAGAGATGGATAAATGACGTGGTGAACATACTCAGAGACAACAAAACTGACCACAGCATGACAAATAACTACGTCCAACATTTTGGCCCACAAGAGAATAAGGACCTCATGTCCCTTCAAGACAAATTCCAGGTGGGGCTCCAGGTGTTCTTCACTGATGGCCAGGCGGGCATCAAAATCATGGGAACTCCCTCAGGAGTCACTGCTGCAGTTTTGGAGGTGGAGGCCATGTGCTGTAAGGTACAAGCAG AGCCACGGTTCATGAAGCATGCTCGTACAGCACAAAATGTCACCTTGCTTCCGTACCTGGCGAAACCACTGCAACACATCCGTGGTCACCCAAAACAGCAGAGAGCTGTACATCCTCTCTCCCAACAAGGCAAAG AGCCACGGTTCATGAAGCATGctcataggcctacagcacaaAATCACACCTTGCTTCCGTACCTGGCGAAACCACTGCAACACATCCGTGGTCATCCAAAACAGCAGAGAGCTGTACATCCTCTCTCCCAACCAGGCAAAG GTGACACCAGTGTTCCTGATAACTGGGATGACATGACACTGAACTTGCGGTGCCAGGTGTTTCCCCTGAAAAATAACAGCCAGGAATATGTCACTGTTCAGAATCTTTTCCTTCAGTCTTGCTGTAATAATACCATTGTGAAG ATTGACAGAGTCCAAATCCCGTACCTGTGGAAACACTACGAAATCAAAAAGCAAGCCATGGAAGCTAAAAATGGCCACAAAAACAATGAGAGGCAGCTGTTTCATGGAACCAGCCAGCCAACCATAAACCACATCAACCACAATGGGTTTAATCGCAGCTATGCTGGCAAAAAtg CTGCTGCGTACGGCAATGGCACCTACTTTGCAGTCAATGCCAGATATTCTGCAAGCAACACCTACTCAGTTCCAGATGCTCTGGGACAAAAGTACATGTACCTGTGTCGAGTCCTCACCGGCGACTTCACAACGGGGCGTCAGGGAATGATTGTCCCCCCCGCAAAAACCTCCACCACTGCCGACCTCTATGATACTGTAACTGATAATCCTGGTGCACCAACCATGTTTGTCGtctttaatgacaatcaggCATATCCTGAGTATTTGATCACCTTTAAATGA
- the LOC134077807 gene encoding protein mono-ADP-ribosyltransferase PARP14-like isoform X1: protein MARYIPLEDDEANVVDQCEQALRTAVHSKFGCSVILHGMDAPSGHSSRRDSHLSLVELGQVTLHISKGHIEKQKTKIIVNSTGLDLDLSRGAVSNAILQEAGRSLQDEVSKYCQMCNFGDVLETKGYNLHSKFVYHVLCVPKGTRGSKTAQQILSDVISECLNKAKKDSCTSIAFPAIGCGVLNFRKSEVAGIMTEAVKQFSRSYMGSQMDVHFVIFPSDEDTFQAFAEKHASLQHSKLSASTSHMGNVGDIIPIPSIEIRANSSEERRAAKRWINDVVNILRDNKTDHSMTNNYVQHFGPQENKDLMSLQDKFQVGLQVFFTDGQAGIKIMGTPSGVTAAVLEVEAMCCKVQAEPRFMKHARTAQNVTLLPYLAKPLQHIRGHPKQQRAVHPLSQQGKEPRFMKHAHRPTAQNHTLLPYLAKPLQHIRGHPKQQRAVHPLSQPGKGDTSVPDNWDDMTLNLRCQVFPLKNNSQEYVTVQNLFLQSCCNNTIVKIDRVQIPYLWKHYEIKKQAMEAKNGHKNNERQLFHGTSQPTINHINHNGFNRSYAGKNAAAYGNGTYFAVNARYSASNTYSVPDALGQKYMYLCRVLTGDFTTGRQGMIVPPAKTSTTADLYDTVTDNPGAPTMFVVFNDNQAYPEYLITFK from the exons ATGGCAAGATATATTCCCCTAGAAGATGATGAGGCCAATGTTGTGGATCAGTGTGAGCAGGCCTTACGCACAGCCGTGCACAGCAAATTTGGTTGCAGTGTTATCTTGCATGGAATGGATGCACCCTCCGGGCACAGCAGCAGAAGGGATTCTCATTTATCTTTAGTGGAACTGGGCCAAGTGACACTGCACATCAGCAAAGGACACATTGAAAAGCAAAAG ACGAAGATTATTGTGAACTCCACCGGTCTTGACCTGGATTTGTCCAGAGGGGCTGTGTCCAATGCCATCCTACAGGAAGCTGGCCGAAGCCTTCAGGACGAGGTTTCAAAGTACTGTCAGATGTGCAATTTTGGAGATGTACTGGAAACTAAAGGATACAACCTACATTCGAAATTTGTGTATCATGTGCTTTGTGTACCAAAAGGGACGCGTGGGTCCAAGACAgctcaacag aTTCTCAGTGATGTTATCTCAGAGTGCTTGAACAAGGCAAAGAAAGACAGCTGTACATCCATTGCCTTTCCTGCAATTGGATGTGGTGTGCTGAACTTCAGGAAAAGTGAGGTGGCCGGTATTATGACAGAAGCAGTGAAACAGTTTTCCCGGTCATACATGGGATCCCAGATGGATGTACACTTTGTGATATTCCCCTCAGATGAGGATACATTCCAG GCTTTTGCAGAAAAACATGCATCTCTGCAGCACTCAAAGCTTTCTGCCAGCACTTCACATATGGGCAACGTTG GAGACATCATTCCCATTCCATCAATTGAGATCCGGGCCAATTCTTCTGAGGAACGGCGTGCTGCCAAGAGATGGATAAATGACGTGGTGAACATACTCAGAGACAACAAAACTGACCACAGCATGACAAATAACTACGTCCAACATTTTGGCCCACAAGAGAATAAGGACCTCATGTCCCTTCAAGACAAATTCCAGGTGGGGCTCCAGGTGTTCTTCACTGATGGCCAGGCGGGCATCAAAATCATGGGAACTCCCTCAGGAGTCACTGCTGCAGTTTTGGAGGTGGAGGCCATGTGCTGTAAGGTACAAGCAG AGCCACGGTTCATGAAGCATGCTCGTACAGCACAAAATGTCACCTTGCTTCCGTACCTGGCGAAACCACTGCAACACATCCGTGGTCACCCAAAACAGCAGAGAGCTGTACATCCTCTCTCCCAACAAGGCAAAG AGCCACGGTTCATGAAGCATGctcataggcctacagcacaaAATCACACCTTGCTTCCGTACCTGGCGAAACCACTGCAACACATCCGTGGTCATCCAAAACAGCAGAGAGCTGTACATCCTCTCTCCCAACCAGGCAAAG GTGACACCAGTGTTCCTGATAACTGGGATGACATGACACTGAACTTGCGGTGCCAGGTGTTTCCCCTGAAAAATAACAGCCAGGAATATGTCACTGTTCAGAATCTTTTCCTTCAGTCTTGCTGTAATAATACCATTGTGAAG ATTGACAGAGTCCAAATCCCGTACCTGTGGAAACACTACGAAATCAAAAAGCAAGCCATGGAAGCTAAAAATGGCCACAAAAACAATGAGAGGCAGCTGTTTCATGGAACCAGCCAGCCAACCATAAACCACATCAACCACAATGGGTTTAATCGCAGCTATGCTGGCAAAAAtg CTGCTGCGTACGGCAATGGCACCTACTTTGCAGTCAATGCCAGATATTCTGCAAGCAACACCTACTCAGTTCCAGATGCTCTGGGACAAAAGTACATGTACCTGTGTCGAGTCCTCACCGGCGACTTCACAACGGGGCGTCAGGGAATGATTGTCCCCCCCGCAAAAACCTCCACCACTGCCGACCTCTATGATACTGTAACTGATAATCCTGGTGCACCAACCATGTTTGTCGtctttaatgacaatcaggCATATCCTGAGTATTTGATCACCTTTAAATGA
- the LOC134077807 gene encoding protein mono-ADP-ribosyltransferase PARP14-like isoform X3 — MARYIPLEDDEANVVDQCEQALRTAVHSKFGCSVILHGMDAPSGHSSRRDSHLSLVELGQVTLHISKGHIEKQKTKIIVNSTGLDLDLSRGAVSNAILQEAGRSLQDEVSKYCQMCNFGDVLETKGYNLHSKFVYHVLCVPKGTRGSKTAQQILSDVISECLNKAKKDSCTSIAFPAIGCGVLNFRKSEVAGIMTEAVKQFSRSYMGSQMDVHFVIFPSDEDTFQAFAEKHASLQHSKLSASTSHMGNVGDIIPIPSIEIRANSSEERRAAKRWINDVVNILRDNKTDHSMTNNYVQHFGPQENKDLMSLQDKFQVGLQVFFTDGQAGIKIMGTPSGVTAAVLEVEAMCCKVQAGDTSVPDNWDDMTLNLRCQVFPLKNNSQEYVTVQNLFLQSCCNNTIVKIDRVQIPYLWKHYEIKKQAMEAKNGHKNNERQLFHGTSQPTINHINHNGFNRSYAGKNAAAYGNGTYFAVNARYSASNTYSVPDALGQKYMYLCRVLTGDFTTGRQGMIVPPAKTSTTADLYDTVTDNPGAPTMFVVFNDNQAYPEYLITFK; from the exons ATGGCAAGATATATTCCCCTAGAAGATGATGAGGCCAATGTTGTGGATCAGTGTGAGCAGGCCTTACGCACAGCCGTGCACAGCAAATTTGGTTGCAGTGTTATCTTGCATGGAATGGATGCACCCTCCGGGCACAGCAGCAGAAGGGATTCTCATTTATCTTTAGTGGAACTGGGCCAAGTGACACTGCACATCAGCAAAGGACACATTGAAAAGCAAAAG ACGAAGATTATTGTGAACTCCACCGGTCTTGACCTGGATTTGTCCAGAGGGGCTGTGTCCAATGCCATCCTACAGGAAGCTGGCCGAAGCCTTCAGGACGAGGTTTCAAAGTACTGTCAGATGTGCAATTTTGGAGATGTACTGGAAACTAAAGGATACAACCTACATTCGAAATTTGTGTATCATGTGCTTTGTGTACCAAAAGGGACGCGTGGGTCCAAGACAgctcaacag aTTCTCAGTGATGTTATCTCAGAGTGCTTGAACAAGGCAAAGAAAGACAGCTGTACATCCATTGCCTTTCCTGCAATTGGATGTGGTGTGCTGAACTTCAGGAAAAGTGAGGTGGCCGGTATTATGACAGAAGCAGTGAAACAGTTTTCCCGGTCATACATGGGATCCCAGATGGATGTACACTTTGTGATATTCCCCTCAGATGAGGATACATTCCAG GCTTTTGCAGAAAAACATGCATCTCTGCAGCACTCAAAGCTTTCTGCCAGCACTTCACATATGGGCAACGTTG GAGACATCATTCCCATTCCATCAATTGAGATCCGGGCCAATTCTTCTGAGGAACGGCGTGCTGCCAAGAGATGGATAAATGACGTGGTGAACATACTCAGAGACAACAAAACTGACCACAGCATGACAAATAACTACGTCCAACATTTTGGCCCACAAGAGAATAAGGACCTCATGTCCCTTCAAGACAAATTCCAGGTGGGGCTCCAGGTGTTCTTCACTGATGGCCAGGCGGGCATCAAAATCATGGGAACTCCCTCAGGAGTCACTGCTGCAGTTTTGGAGGTGGAGGCCATGTGCTGTAAGGTACAAGCAG GTGACACCAGTGTTCCTGATAACTGGGATGACATGACACTGAACTTGCGGTGCCAGGTGTTTCCCCTGAAAAATAACAGCCAGGAATATGTCACTGTTCAGAATCTTTTCCTTCAGTCTTGCTGTAATAATACCATTGTGAAG ATTGACAGAGTCCAAATCCCGTACCTGTGGAAACACTACGAAATCAAAAAGCAAGCCATGGAAGCTAAAAATGGCCACAAAAACAATGAGAGGCAGCTGTTTCATGGAACCAGCCAGCCAACCATAAACCACATCAACCACAATGGGTTTAATCGCAGCTATGCTGGCAAAAAtg CTGCTGCGTACGGCAATGGCACCTACTTTGCAGTCAATGCCAGATATTCTGCAAGCAACACCTACTCAGTTCCAGATGCTCTGGGACAAAAGTACATGTACCTGTGTCGAGTCCTCACCGGCGACTTCACAACGGGGCGTCAGGGAATGATTGTCCCCCCCGCAAAAACCTCCACCACTGCCGACCTCTATGATACTGTAACTGATAATCCTGGTGCACCAACCATGTTTGTCGtctttaatgacaatcaggCATATCCTGAGTATTTGATCACCTTTAAATGA